The following coding sequences are from one Bifidobacteriaceae bacterium window:
- a CDS encoding type II toxin-antitoxin system RelB/DinJ family antitoxin, which yields MGMPLVNGRVDATVKRRAEQVLAARSVTASEAIRALYQHIADTRELPDFIRPDAGAEGAARERKLAVLRSVAGISHSELIAKDSDAERVLGEEIARRHA from the coding sequence ATGGGGATGCCGCTGGTCAACGGACGGGTTGACGCGACTGTCAAGAGGCGCGCCGAGCAAGTGCTGGCGGCCCGCTCGGTGACCGCCTCGGAGGCTATTCGAGCGTTGTACCAGCACATCGCCGACACCCGCGAACTGCCGGACTTCATCAGGCCGGACGCCGGGGCGGAGGGCGCCGCGCGGGAGCGCAAATTGGCGGTCTTGCGGTCCGTGGCCGGAATCTCGCACTCAGAGCTGATCGCCAAGGACTCGGACGCGGAACGGGTCCTGGGCGAAGAGATCGCGCGGCGCCATGCCTAG
- a CDS encoding PIN domain-containing protein: MPSGGDAPPAGPVPRVVLDTNVALDFLDSARAAHQAAMDLVTALIRAGAWVGLAATSLKDVYYLITRAAGEPAARRAVTAFTQTLDILPVDAHVCAQALDSGEPDFEDGLIRACAEAANADWIVTRDAAAFANSAVPKTDAATLLRALGPGPGGEAQSR, encoded by the coding sequence ATGCCTAGCGGCGGGGACGCGCCGCCGGCCGGGCCGGTCCCCCGTGTGGTGTTGGACACCAATGTGGCCCTCGACTTCCTGGACAGCGCCCGGGCCGCCCACCAGGCCGCCATGGACCTTGTCACGGCCCTGATCCGGGCGGGCGCCTGGGTCGGCCTGGCCGCCACCTCCCTCAAGGACGTGTATTACCTGATCACCCGAGCCGCAGGAGAGCCTGCGGCGCGCCGGGCGGTGACCGCCTTCACCCAGACGCTGGACATATTGCCCGTGGACGCGCATGTCTGCGCGCAGGCGCTCGACTCCGGCGAGCCGGACTTTGAGGACGGCCTGATCCGCGCGTGCGCGGAGGCCGCCAACGCGGACTGGATTGTGACCAGGGACGCGGCCGCGTTCGCCAATTCGGCGGTTCCAAAGACGGACGCGGCAACCCTACTCCGCGCCCTTGGCCCGGGCCCGGGCGGCGAAGCGCAAAGCCGCTGA
- a CDS encoding DsbA family protein: MADAGGNPTYLQEPGHTGKSGFVPWYQQAGAWVVICALTFAFAIALVILVRTGGGGTASGAESSPPPASARSEVAPTPDVEGDFAPVPAVACPEGGETPTAEAGQPAGATELGGIALGCDGVPGGPVADQTKIAVQVMSDYICPYCQKFEQEIGPQLEQAMRAGQVKLTVYPMGYLDAYSTSEYSSRAARAAVAVAALDPAHYWAFDKLLWENQPAEGGEGLSDEDIAALARQAEVADQAIAQFTGGAYNNWVANTTQVVTGSEGFQGTPWVLIGDGANLYPWNWSSGDLQTAIAKVAAGQQP; this comes from the coding sequence ATGGCTGACGCAGGCGGAAACCCGACTTATCTCCAGGAACCAGGCCACACTGGCAAGAGCGGCTTTGTGCCCTGGTATCAGCAAGCCGGCGCCTGGGTCGTGATCTGCGCCCTGACTTTCGCCTTCGCGATCGCGCTGGTAATCCTTGTCAGGACGGGCGGTGGCGGGACGGCATCGGGGGCGGAAAGCTCCCCGCCGCCCGCGTCCGCGAGAAGCGAGGTAGCGCCAACGCCGGACGTGGAAGGCGACTTCGCGCCGGTGCCGGCGGTGGCCTGCCCCGAGGGGGGCGAAACGCCGACCGCAGAGGCTGGCCAGCCTGCGGGCGCCACGGAATTGGGCGGGATAGCCCTTGGCTGCGACGGCGTTCCTGGCGGGCCGGTGGCGGACCAGACCAAGATCGCGGTCCAGGTGATGTCGGACTACATCTGCCCCTATTGCCAGAAATTCGAGCAGGAAATCGGGCCGCAATTGGAGCAGGCCATGCGGGCAGGCCAGGTCAAGCTGACCGTCTACCCGATGGGCTACCTGGACGCGTACTCGACCTCCGAGTACTCCTCCCGCGCCGCCCGCGCGGCCGTGGCCGTGGCGGCCCTGGACCCGGCCCACTACTGGGCGTTCGACAAGCTTCTCTGGGAGAACCAACCCGCCGAAGGCGGCGAGGGCTTGAGCGACGAGGACATCGCGGCCCTGGCGCGGCAGGCCGAGGTCGCCGACCAGGCGATCGCCCAGTTCACCGGTGGCGCCTACAACAACTGGGTGGCGAACACGACCCAGGTAGTCACCGGCTCGGAGGGTTTCCAGGGCACGCCCTGGGTGTTGATCGGCGACGGCGCCAACCT